The DNA window ACGACGTACCTATGACATGGTCCCCCACATGAACGAATATTTATTTGCTCTTCTTCAGATCTGCTATTGTAATACATGCACTCAAAGACATGGACCATAGAGCCACAGTGACAAGACCTTTTTACCAGGGCCTTGCAGGAGGGACATTCACCAGGGTGACAAGTACTCGGACAAGGATGTGTACATGAAGGTTGCCTctcctaaaaaaattaaaaaaagtcagACAGGACAAAATATTTCCAAAATATATTATGCATTCTAAGCTTATTTAGCTATATCTGAATGGTCAatgaaagagaataaaaaattcaattcataaaataaaaaggtCCTCACACCCTACAGAAAATTAAGGATGGTTTCTTTTGGTGTTCTATATGAGAAAATCTTACCTTTTGACaagaaagaaaacatttttCACAGGGCTCGCCTCTATCTTGCTGACCCTTAGTTGAACTCCTAAGAGCATGACAAGTTTTGGTACAATAATGATTTTCACAACCAAGTAGATTCCCGCATAAATTGTTACAAGCATAATCAGACTTGTTAGAGCAAATCATCTGCAAGAAGAAAGATAATACCCGGAACATTAATGAGATAGCTTATGAATAACACTTCAACATAACCAGAAGCCAATGGTCTAcatagaaatttattttaagaactGCCTCAATAACTAGAAAACAAACCATTCTTTCTTCTCCAAAATGTTCACCAACACATGGCCTCCACACCAATTCAGGGCAAGGAGGACAAACTGAGCCTGGTGTACCCTCAATTGGctgatttgatttctttttcttGGTGGGCTTCAGGGTAAATTCTGGTTTAGGAGGAGGTTTTGGCCCATGGCACCTAAAATTAAGAAACCAACTTAATCAAGAAGAAAGTATACAAAACATGATTTTCATTCTTCCTCTTACTAATAAGAAGATTGCAACAGAATTTATAACCTTAATTGGCACTTGTGCCCACACGGGTACCCTTCACCACATATCAGCCTGCACTGAGTACAAGCTCCATAATGACATCTGTGTggctagaaaaaaaaatatagttcaTTAAGTTTTAGAGTTTCAGACATCTTTAATGTGAGAAGAGGATACATTTTGAAAGTTACAATTAAAATCAGTTTACTACAGTATATAATTAGTTATCTATATTACAAGCTTGtatgatcttgggttatttgaaaacaatctgggttatgaattcaaaatcgtgtttgatgaaaaagtggattatttgagattatttggGTTAACTTACTAACATTtctatttgtatttaaaatttaaattttataaaaattaagtaaatgtATTTTGGCTGATGAATTAAGTGTTTTGATTGTTGAAAAGATATGTGATATGAGGGGATTATTTGGAAACAATCCAAAtcacccaagatcaaacaagctctaactGAATCTCAGAGTGCTTACACACGCAAGGTTAAATTTACTACATGAAAGAGGTCAATATGTAACATGCAAACCACAAACCAATGATGCAACCATGCCCGCAAGAATGCAGCTAAAATCATGAAAGATCACCATAATCTAAGAAAAAGACACTATTACCTTGATAATTGATCCATGATTACACAAAGGAGCTATAGGGCAGGGTTTAGGACACCTAGGAGGCTTCTGATCCATTTCAGTACCACAAGGAACCTGATGATTCACACAACAAATGTCCTCAGAGTGAGTAAAActcacaaatattttatatacacACAAGGGAATGATGTAATTGGGGTCAAGAAAAGATGGATTGTAGtagaagacaaaaaaaaaaggttttgcATCCATCTACATCCTAAATCAACTAGAATATACATTTTAGCAATTGAAAAATACAAGGAACCAAACATTGCAAAGTGCTTCACATTACAACactttgggaagaaaaaaatattttgttgaaatatGAGATATGATATaccctaaattaaaatatatatggtgATTCTGAGATGATTAAGGATAATCATATGTTATTGAATTTGATCAAGAAATTACTTTATGGTATTCTGCAATAGATGATCTCTATCATGTAAGACAATACATTCTCAATAATGCGTCTCTTTGATTCTCTACATGGTATAAGAGATTAAAAAGTATATTGTCTTATACTGTTCAACTTTTTATCTATTACTCCAATTATTTCTTTCACTAAAGTCCACTTCAATCTTTTCTCAGATCAACATAATAGAGTTCTTAACATATTTGGAAACTgcatttttcttaaaacaaaatGTATCTATTATGTTTTAATCATTTACTTTGTTGCTTAAAAATACATTTGAATCGATGTGTAGATGGTTGATGTTCCCTCTTTAACAGATACTGCAACATCTTCTAACATAACTTGTTATTGAATGCATATGTCTAAGATCGTGTGATAGAATCACTAACAAAATAATCATACCTCAAAATGTGTCTCCCCGCATGCACAGGAAATACTCACCATCACAGGGCATGGGGCACAAGCACCTCTGCAAGAAAAACAACTGAGAGTTGACAATAATCCTATGGGTAAGCTACAAATCTaacagattatttaaaattatttaattatttagattcagCTCAAAATAAgctaaatttttttaactaaattatcTGGCTGAATTCTGTAAGCTATAGATGACTTAACTCGGTAACACATGTTGGACCCACAACGGAGTGAACTAGTCAAGAAGACAACTTTCAGCCttgaaaaattaatcaaattacgcCACTATAAAGGCAAAATAGTCTTTTAAGTACTTTTTCGACATTAGTTacatatttgatcaaatcaagttaaaattttataagaattaacTCTTCCGCACACTTACAATTAAGTATACAACATTCTGCACTTAATTTTGAGTTATATAAAACAAACCCCAACACATATCAGTACAAAATAACGAGTAAAATGAATTTATCGCGgtgttaaattttgttttattcttgTCAATACGAAAATGAAGTATTATAAACATACCTGTGGCATGGAGCAGGACATTTGTGGTTTCTGCACCGCAGCCTTCGATCACAATGCTAAcaaatacacaaaaaaaaaaagtgtcatTAACTCCACAAATTAGCGATAAATTCGAAATAATAAAATGCGAGAGTTACCTCTGAACAAGGGGGACAATCTCCATCACAGCAGCGTTTCTTACAAGCATGACGCCCACAGTCTCGCAATCGTTGGCATTTTCTCTCGCAAGCCAAATCTTGATAACACGGAACCTATTCTAAGATCAGTTCAGTTTCTCCTAATTCGAATTTCACAAAGACATCCAAATATTTCAACATTCGAAAACTGGAATTACCTCTTTCTTTAAACTACCACACCTGCATGACTTCATGACAACAACCCTGCAGGTCTCAATGCATACTCCCCTATGGCAGCGTTCTGAGCATCTGTGGTAACCGCAACTCAATAACTTATTACAAGTTGAACCACACAATGGAGCAGGAATATCACAAGCCATCCCTTCGTACACTTTCTTCCCACATGGGCAAGTCCGTTTCCCCTGAAGAGGACACTCTCCACATTCTTCCCTATGGCATCCCCTGTCGCAGACATGCTTCCCACAAACCAGACTCTTCTTACATGGAATCTCACAACGGAAGTCACGATCACAACAATCTTTCTCCTCTTCAACCTTACCACATTCGCATCTATAAGCTCCTCGAGCCCGACAAGGAGGACATTGTCCTTCATGACAAATTTCTTCACAGGTATGACTCTGACAATCCAGTAATCTCGAACAGACGTCATTACATGAAAAGTTCTTAAACCCACATCGCCGAACATCTTCCACGCCGCCGCAGAAGCAACTACCTTTCACCAGCTTAGGGCAAGATGGACATGGTCCAGGATGACACAGAAGCAAGCAATAGTGGCCACAATTATACTTCAATGACCGATCACAAATCTCACCGCATGAGTGAGGTAAAATCCATGGATCGCTTGGTGGATCGGCTAACTTCCCACAGAAACAATAGTAATTCTTCGGAGTTTGAGCTTTCGAGTAATTGATCCTGCATTTGGGGCAATTCCAGAGTGCTTCTTCAGCCGCCTTGGCACTCGAAATGGGCAGGCGCGTAGCAGCGCGGGTCGCGGCGAGGTCGGAAGACTGACGTGCCCAGCTCTGGATACAGAGAAGGTGGAAGACAGCAAAGCATCCGGAGAAGCAAGACCAAGTTGGATCGGAAGGACGGATCTTTTCGAGACAGATGAGGCATGATAAGGCGCCCGAGCGAGAGGAGAGGAGGAAAGATTGGATCTTTGATAGATCAGAAGAAGAACAACCGTTTATCTCGATGTATGATCGGAAAATGGAGTCGGAAAGATCATGTTGGTGATGGGCTCCGAGTTTGGCAGATGTTGGACTATCATCGGAGTCGCTGCCGGAATATACTGCCGTCGATGTCATTTCTGCTGAAGGTGTGCTGATTGTGGTTTAGTGGAATCTCGTTCAACCATATATAGGTTTAGTTTTTAGGGTCTAGTAGTGAAAATGTTTACTTTAGCTTTAGCACGACTGAACATCTAGgtttttgtttggttttatattttttaaataacagtTTGGATTTGAGGACTGTTTCGGTTCCCGACCAATCAAAACGAAGGTAAACCTCATTATGCCGTCATTGTCATTCTTTTCCATATGCATCTATAGAGCTCTTTCCCATTTaagtaaactttttttttacttctttttaacagggaaaatttgacaaaataaccCTAATAACatggttattttaaaaaataagcagGGGAGTAATCTTTGTAAAATTAATCTTTGCCCATTATAcctccaaataaaaatatatgtatttctTGTTATCCCtctcttcctttcttctttctCCCCCAACCGTTTGGTATCTCGTCTCTCTTCTTCTCCCCCAACCAGGATTTAAAAGTTACccggtctaatttattttcaaaaattatatccGGACTATTATCAAgcaatcaattaaaataaaacaagtttaATGTAGCTATTACACTTTAGTGACAGGAAATTATCAATAACGATGATattttaccgtcgttattgttatattcataaacaaaaatttgggctacccgggctacagcccgggTAAGGTTGAACGTGGTTCCGCCCCTACCCCCGACGAAGCAAGCGAACCAGCGAAAT is part of the Impatiens glandulifera chromosome 1, dImpGla2.1, whole genome shotgun sequence genome and encodes:
- the LOC124919786 gene encoding NF-X1-type zinc finger protein NFXL2, translating into MTSTAVYSGSDSDDSPTSAKLGAHHQHDLSDSIFRSYIEINGCSSSDLSKIQSFLLSSRSGALSCLICLEKIRPSDPTWSCFSGCFAVFHLLCIQSWARQSSDLAATRAATRLPISSAKAAEEALWNCPKCRINYSKAQTPKNYYCFCGKLADPPSDPWILPHSCGEICDRSLKYNCGHYCLLLCHPGPCPSCPKLVKGSCFCGGVEDVRRCGFKNFSCNDVCSRLLDCQSHTCEEICHEGQCPPCRARGAYRCECGKVEEEKDCCDRDFRCEIPCKKSLVCGKHVCDRGCHREECGECPLQGKRTCPCGKKVYEGMACDIPAPLCGSTCNKLLSCGYHRCSERCHRGVCIETCRVVVMKSCRCGSLKKEVPCYQDLACERKCQRLRDCGRHACKKRCCDGDCPPCSEHCDRRLRCRNHKCPAPCHRGACAPCPVMVSISCACGETHFEVPCGTEMDQKPPRCPKPCPIAPLCNHGSIIKPHRCHYGACTQCRLICGEGYPCGHKCQLRCHGPKPPPKPEFTLKPTKKKKSNQPIEGTPGSVCPPCPELVWRPCVGEHFGEERMMICSNKSDYACNNLCGNLLGCENHYCTKTCHALRSSTKGQQDRGEPCEKCFLSCQKERQPSCTHPCPSTCHPGECPSCKALVKRSCHCGSMVHVFECMYYNSRSEEEQINIRSCGGPCHRKLPNCTHLCPETCHPGKCPLPEKCSKKVTVRCGCQTLKKEWLCQELQEAYLTSGREPKDIPKTQFGLGLLPCGSGCKSKVKVMDQELQHRKPTVLENKETDAENNQPKRRKKRNQAKETKQISKFQKYSAIVGRVLLFGTLIVLFIVAAYYGYKGLFWISDRMNEVETQRQRRKYPRN